A stretch of the Myxococcus guangdongensis genome encodes the following:
- a CDS encoding helix-turn-helix domain-containing protein — translation MSSKHAHHAMHLMLCRTGTLSIRVDSAKKDARAAGVLVGPDVPHALDARGAEVILLFVEPESHDGLRLRASLTESVRLFDEAARDALLSSLPREGPIPHADIGPWMESTLEALAGPSTTNAPRMHPRVRKLLRHLRSDPAPEDTSLEALAEVAGLSSGRLMHAFTESTGVPLRPYLLWLRLQRAAGAIASGRTAGEAAHAAGFSDSAHLTRTFRRMFGTTPSFLQRRSQFVQAQAKAPDAS, via the coding sequence ATGTCGTCGAAGCATGCCCACCACGCGATGCACCTCATGCTGTGCCGCACGGGCACGCTCTCCATTCGCGTGGACTCGGCCAAGAAGGACGCGCGCGCGGCCGGAGTCCTCGTCGGTCCCGATGTCCCGCACGCGCTCGATGCCCGAGGCGCGGAGGTCATCCTCCTCTTCGTCGAACCCGAGAGCCACGACGGCCTGCGCCTGCGCGCCTCGCTCACCGAATCCGTCCGCCTCTTCGACGAGGCCGCGCGCGACGCCCTGCTCTCCAGTCTGCCGCGCGAGGGCCCCATCCCCCACGCGGACATCGGCCCGTGGATGGAGTCCACGCTGGAAGCCCTCGCCGGCCCCAGCACCACCAACGCACCTCGCATGCACCCGCGCGTGCGCAAACTCCTGCGCCACCTGCGCTCCGACCCCGCTCCCGAGGACACCTCCCTCGAAGCCCTCGCCGAGGTCGCCGGGCTCTCCTCCGGCCGCCTGATGCACGCCTTCACCGAGTCCACCGGCGTGCCCCTGCGCCCCTATCTCCTCTGGCTCCGACTCCAACGCGCCGCCGGCGCCATCGCCTCCGGGCGCACCGCCGGGGAGGCCGCGCACGCCGCCGGCTTCTCCGACTCCGCCCACCTGACGCGCACCTTCCGGCGCATGTTCGGCACCACGCCCTCCTTCCTCCAACGTCGCAGCCAGTTCGTTCAAGCCCAGGCCAAGGCCCCCGACGCATCTTGA
- a CDS encoding tetratricopeptide repeat protein, which yields MDIAAMERAWDLEDVPDMPRRALFHAYLVAARAGRIEAMTNVGLHLMYGDGVQRDAGQALRWLKKAVAQGDSVAAFNLGLFYEQGTQIRKNRRLAENWYRRAVAIGLSEAQSNLANLLFASPIPSQWAEAVILYRASARRGSAAAIYSLATAYEQGKGVKQSLERAIRLYEKAANLEDVNAQCTLGWLLLNGARGSPDYLGAIRWYQRAAKQGSTSAFFSLGQIYSEGLGVPKSKTRAVQHFRSAASAGHSKAAERLRQLGEPL from the coding sequence TTGGATATCGCCGCAATGGAAAGAGCTTGGGATCTCGAAGACGTACCCGACATGCCTCGCAGAGCTCTTTTCCATGCGTACCTTGTAGCTGCACGCGCCGGAAGAATTGAGGCAATGACAAACGTCGGACTCCATCTCATGTACGGAGATGGAGTCCAACGGGATGCCGGGCAAGCGCTACGGTGGCTCAAAAAAGCCGTCGCCCAAGGTGACTCAGTTGCAGCATTCAATCTCGGTCTGTTCTATGAACAGGGGACGCAGATCCGGAAGAATAGGAGGCTTGCGGAGAACTGGTACAGGAGGGCCGTTGCTATTGGACTCTCGGAAGCTCAGTCAAATCTGGCAAATCTTCTCTTTGCGAGTCCCATTCCAAGCCAATGGGCCGAGGCGGTAATCCTCTACCGCGCAAGTGCTCGGCGAGGTAGCGCTGCGGCCATCTACAGCCTCGCGACTGCCTACGAGCAAGGCAAAGGCGTCAAGCAGAGCCTGGAGCGAGCGATTCGGCTGTATGAGAAAGCGGCGAACCTTGAGGATGTTAACGCTCAATGTACATTGGGCTGGCTATTGCTCAATGGGGCGCGAGGCTCTCCGGACTACTTGGGGGCGATTCGGTGGTATCAGCGGGCAGCAAAGCAAGGCAGCACCAGTGCGTTCTTCAGCCTGGGACAGATCTATTCAGAAGGTCTGGGGGTCCCCAAGTCCAAGACGAGAGCTGTTCAGCATTTCAGGAGCGCCGCAAGTGCGGGCCATTCTAAGGCAGCCGAGCGACTTCGCCAGCTTGGCGAACCCCTCTGA
- a CDS encoding RHS repeat-associated core domain-containing protein, with product MLGAVSSTIALTDALGTLATEYTYEPYGEAAYTGTAGTSAQTFAGREDDGTGLYYFRARYYNPKPGRFLQPEPLSQDPEAIQVYALLGQGLPLYAYASNNPLTYNDPMEENPVAVAIAGAAVGGPIGAAVGAAVGYCATHPGACPWIPMPWDPPADDISQNPPVPPGACPMGKGERGFSGNSHQTNNPLKQTHPTPD from the coding sequence TTGTTAGGGGCTGTTAGCTCAACAATCGCCCTCACCGATGCACTGGGTACGCTTGCAACAGAGTACACCTACGAACCCTATGGAGAAGCAGCCTACACCGGGACTGCCGGAACCAGCGCACAGACATTCGCAGGGCGAGAGGACGATGGCACTGGGCTCTACTATTTCCGCGCGCGATACTACAATCCTAAGCCAGGGAGGTTCCTCCAGCCGGAGCCGTTATCGCAAGACCCTGAAGCAATTCAGGTGTACGCGCTACTGGGGCAGGGACTGCCGTTGTATGCATACGCATCCAATAACCCTCTCACCTACAATGACCCAATGGAAGAAAACCCGGTTGCAGTGGCAATTGCTGGCGCAGCGGTTGGCGGTCCCATTGGGGCGGCAGTCGGCGCAGCCGTTGGATATTGCGCTACACACCCAGGAGCCTGCCCCTGGATTCCAATGCCCTGGGATCCGCCAGCCGATGATATTTCGCAAAATCCGCCTGTACCTCCGGGCGCTTGCCCCATGGGAAAAGGAGAACGCGGCTTCTCTGGCAACTCGCACCAAACAAACAACCCCTTAAAACAAACACACCCAACACCGGACTAA